A genomic stretch from Leptotrichia sp. HSP-536 includes:
- the ruvX gene encoding Holliday junction resolvase RuvX, translated as MKKFIGLDVGDVRIGVAKCDPLGILATALEVIDRTKTNPVERIKEILDDEGTKKVVVGMPKSLDGTKKRQVEKVEEFVEELKKSIPNIQIIFVDERYTTTEAEHYLKNYSKKNGKERRKVVDMVAASIILQKYLDTLP; from the coding sequence ATGAAAAAATTTATTGGATTAGATGTGGGAGATGTCAGAATTGGAGTTGCCAAATGCGATCCTTTGGGAATTCTTGCGACTGCTCTTGAAGTAATTGACAGAACAAAGACAAATCCTGTTGAAAGAATAAAGGAAATACTGGATGATGAAGGCACAAAAAAAGTTGTAGTGGGAATGCCAAAGAGTCTTGACGGCACAAAAAAACGTCAGGTGGAAAAAGTGGAGGAATTTGTGGAAGAATTGAAAAAGAGTATTCCGAATATTCAGATTATCTTTGTAGATGAGCGTTACACAACAACAGAGGCTGAACATTATCTAAAAAACTATTCTAAAAAGAATGGAAAAGAACGTAGAAAAGTTGTAGATATGGTTGCAGCGTCAATAATTTTACAAAAATATCTCGACACATTACCTTAA
- the secD gene encoding protein translocase subunit SecD, whose product MQNKKSHYVWLLLVIFVPALILYFNKVKLGLDLRGGTSVVLQAQGKIEADTMSKVRNIIERRVNSIGVAEPVIQLSGNDKLIVELAGIKDPQKAIELIGTTAKLEFRIKNNDGTYGPVLLEGSALKSAGVTRDQVGMPSVSFELNSKGANDFAKITKENVGKQLAIMLDNKEQSAPRINGEISGGSGVITGRFSMEEANNLANLLKSGALPVEIKIVENRTVGATLGVDSIKQTGIAGLIAMGVISVFMIAIYKIPGIVADIALLINGVLVLGLLSGIGAALTLPGIAGFILTLGMAVDSNVITYERIKEELRLGESLHDAVEKGYENAFPAIIDGNITTLLVAAVLFFLGTGPIKGFAVTLSLGVVATVITGVFVSKVILKLLIKTFNIKREQLFWKGALNED is encoded by the coding sequence ATGCAAAATAAAAAATCACATTATGTTTGGTTACTTTTGGTAATTTTTGTTCCAGCTCTTATTTTGTACTTTAATAAAGTAAAACTGGGACTTGATTTACGTGGTGGAACATCGGTTGTATTACAGGCACAGGGGAAAATAGAGGCTGATACAATGAGCAAGGTTAGAAATATTATTGAAAGACGGGTAAATAGTATTGGAGTTGCTGAACCTGTTATTCAGCTTAGTGGAAATGATAAATTGATAGTGGAGCTTGCGGGGATAAAAGATCCTCAAAAGGCTATTGAATTGATTGGTACAACAGCAAAACTTGAGTTTAGAATAAAAAATAATGATGGAACTTATGGACCTGTGCTGTTAGAAGGTTCTGCGTTGAAAAGTGCGGGAGTTACAAGAGATCAAGTTGGGATGCCATCTGTAAGTTTTGAGTTAAATTCAAAGGGTGCAAATGACTTTGCTAAAATTACCAAGGAAAATGTTGGAAAACAGCTTGCGATAATGCTTGATAATAAAGAGCAGTCAGCACCTAGAATTAATGGTGAAATCAGTGGAGGAAGTGGCGTTATAACTGGAAGATTTTCAATGGAAGAAGCAAATAATCTGGCTAATCTTTTAAAATCTGGAGCATTGCCTGTGGAAATAAAAATTGTTGAAAATAGAACGGTTGGAGCTACACTTGGTGTGGATTCGATAAAGCAGACTGGAATTGCTGGACTGATTGCAATGGGTGTAATTTCGGTGTTTATGATTGCAATTTATAAAATACCTGGAATTGTTGCAGATATAGCACTTCTGATAAATGGAGTTCTAGTTTTAGGATTACTAAGTGGTATTGGTGCGGCTTTGACACTTCCTGGAATTGCTGGATTTATATTGACATTAGGAATGGCAGTTGATTCAAATGTAATTACTTATGAGAGAATAAAGGAAGAATTGCGGCTTGGAGAATCATTGCATGATGCGGTGGAAAAAGGTTATGAAAATGCTTTTCCTGCGATAATTGATGGAAATATAACGACGTTACTTGTAGCAGCGGTACTGTTCTTTCTTGGAACGGGGCCAATTAAAGGATTTGCTGTAACATTGTCACTTGGGGTAGTGGCTACGGTAATTACAGGAGTATTTGTTTCAAAAGTAATATTAAAATTACTTATAAAAACATTTAATATAAAAAGAGAGCAGTTGTTCTGGAAAGGAGCTTTGAATGAAGATTAA